One Acetomicrobium sp. S15 = DSM 107314 DNA window includes the following coding sequences:
- a CDS encoding YggS family pyridoxal phosphate-dependent enzyme: MVGLVADMKDRVNAVRERIALAAQKAGRKPHEVRLVAVSKGRSVEEMIEVVRAGVDAIGENRVQEAAQKRALWPASMAVPWHMVGHLQRNKASKALDLFDIIQSVDSIPLAYVLSCLAARRGKILPILLEVNASREGSKYGFPPEEAVNAAEAIAELSNLSLLGLMTIGPLTDDRVQVRSAFELLRELRDKINETLKLNLSELSMGMSDDFEMAVEEGSTMVRIGRAIFDLKRPFEG, from the coding sequence TTGGTAGGTTTAGTTGCAGACATGAAAGATCGGGTGAACGCCGTGCGCGAACGCATAGCCTTGGCTGCGCAAAAAGCAGGGCGCAAGCCTCATGAGGTTCGCCTCGTGGCCGTCTCAAAGGGTCGAAGCGTGGAGGAGATGATCGAAGTTGTGCGCGCCGGCGTGGATGCGATAGGCGAAAACCGCGTTCAGGAGGCTGCGCAAAAGCGCGCCCTTTGGCCGGCGTCTATGGCGGTTCCGTGGCACATGGTCGGGCACTTGCAGCGGAACAAGGCCTCAAAGGCGCTCGATCTCTTCGATATCATTCAAAGCGTGGACAGCATTCCCCTTGCGTATGTGCTTTCGTGCCTGGCCGCTCGGAGGGGAAAGATCCTCCCGATCCTCCTCGAGGTCAACGCTTCGCGCGAAGGGTCTAAATACGGATTTCCGCCTGAAGAGGCAGTAAATGCCGCGGAAGCTATCGCCGAGCTTTCAAATCTCAGCCTGCTCGGGTTGATGACCATAGGACCGCTTACGGACGATCGGGTGCAAGTGCGCAGCGCTTTCGAGCTTTTGCGCGAGTTGAGGGATAAAATAAACGAGACGCTTAAGTTGAATTTAAGCGAGCTTTCCATGGGTATGAGCGACGACTTCGAGATGGCCGTGGAAGAGGGAAGCACTATGGTGCGGATAGGACGCGCCATATTCGACCTCAAAAGGCCCTTTGAGGGGTGA
- the sepF gene encoding cell division protein SepF yields the protein MIRRLFYLLGLAPSPEEEEVDEADYDQIEERRTRLLQSPAPQAKVIICQGDLCAEKKEELAEALHRGQIIFLDLRHSDPSLGQSTLDFVCGVAYAMKGHVMRLSPGIFLAAPRKGLLEVWEEKEEEEEEAGD from the coding sequence ATGATAAGACGCCTTTTTTATCTCTTGGGGCTTGCCCCGTCGCCAGAGGAAGAAGAGGTAGACGAAGCGGATTACGATCAGATCGAGGAGCGGCGCACTCGCCTCCTTCAAAGCCCGGCGCCCCAGGCGAAAGTGATAATCTGCCAGGGTGATCTGTGCGCCGAGAAAAAGGAGGAACTCGCCGAGGCGCTTCACAGGGGCCAAATTATTTTCCTCGATTTGCGCCACTCCGACCCTTCCTTGGGACAAAGCACCCTCGATTTCGTATGCGGCGTGGCTTACGCCATGAAGGGACATGTTATGCGTCTGTCGCCTGGTATATTTTTGGCCGCGCCTCGGAAAGGCCTGTTGGAAGTGTGGGAGGAAAAAGAGGAAGAAGAGGAGGAGGCCGGTGACTGA
- a CDS encoding DivIVA domain-containing protein: MTELLKALDVINQTFKRALRGYDPVEVDEFLDRVADSLQAYAERCVELERELERLKEQIREYKGMRDSLQEALLMAQKSADERVRAAEKQAEAIVAEARAQAERLLKEAEDHSNVIKEEMSRLQRTKQDFVAEFRALLTRYQNLIDYEGEGS; encoded by the coding sequence GTGACTGAACTGCTGAAGGCCTTGGATGTGATAAACCAGACGTTCAAGCGAGCGCTTCGCGGTTACGATCCCGTAGAGGTAGATGAGTTCCTGGACAGGGTGGCCGACTCGCTCCAGGCGTATGCTGAACGTTGCGTGGAGCTCGAGCGAGAGCTCGAACGCCTCAAAGAACAGATTCGAGAGTACAAAGGGATGAGGGATTCCCTTCAGGAAGCGCTCCTGATGGCCCAAAAGAGCGCCGATGAGAGAGTGAGAGCCGCGGAAAAGCAGGCCGAAGCGATTGTGGCCGAAGCGCGCGCCCAAGCCGAACGTCTTCTAAAAGAGGCGGAAGACCACTCAAACGTCATAAAAGAAGAGATGTCCCGCCTTCAGCGAACCAAGCAAGACTTTGTCGCTGAATTTCGAGCCCTCCTCACCCGGTACCAGAACCTCATCGATTACGAGGGGGAGGGGAGTTGA
- the recG gene encoding ATP-dependent DNA helicase RecG, with product MTSALALSSPVRYIKGVGPKRAALLSRLGVNRVDDLLFLIPRRYEDRRHLTPLRSTMAGGFATVLARVVGVERKRAQKGNLEIVTALITDGNSFAKAIWFNRKGIEKLLKPGCSVAFYGKVEVRYGWLQIANPEFEILEGEASPEEMGKIVPVYPSTEGLNQRWLRRKVREVLEQFLPSIEDPLPQSLLAKRNLLPLREALSGIHYPESEDHWRKSRTRLAYDELFLLQLGLAMRRKRYERDHKAPRLLWSGSLQRTFLKNLPFSLTSAQERVLGEIGSDVEKDVPMNRLLQGDVGSGKTLIAIASMLSAVDSGYQAALMAPTEVLARQHYIRVKETLGRMGIRCALLTSGFSQPEREARLKGIASGEVDVVIGTHALIQEDVTFFKLGLVVIDEQHRFGVLQRQTLTSKGLHPHVLVMTATPIPRTLAISVYGDLSVSVLDEFPPGRKDVTTRWVRRKELAKLYDFIRTEAMAGRQIYWVCPVIEESESQNVTSVLERYENLKETFADLRVGLMHGQLKSGDKDEVYEDFVGGKLDILVSTSVIEVGIDVPNATTMVIEDAHRFGLSQLHQLRGRVGRGSHKSYCFLLGEPSTPEGVERLKVLCATQSGFDIAESDLRLRGPGEICGTRQHGITDFRVADLLRDASLLEMAREDANELISLDPNLEEFPSLKAKLLASLGEGLSLALTG from the coding sequence TTGACCTCTGCTCTCGCCCTCTCTTCTCCCGTGCGGTACATTAAAGGCGTAGGTCCCAAAAGGGCCGCGTTGCTGTCGCGATTGGGGGTAAACAGGGTCGATGACCTCCTCTTCCTCATCCCGAGACGTTACGAAGACAGAAGACACCTTACGCCGCTGCGCTCCACGATGGCAGGCGGCTTTGCTACTGTTTTGGCCAGGGTGGTCGGCGTAGAGCGAAAAAGGGCACAAAAAGGGAATTTAGAGATCGTTACTGCGCTAATCACTGACGGCAACAGTTTTGCCAAGGCTATATGGTTCAACAGAAAAGGGATTGAAAAACTCCTCAAGCCCGGATGTAGCGTGGCGTTTTATGGGAAAGTGGAAGTGCGTTACGGTTGGCTTCAGATCGCAAATCCCGAGTTTGAGATCTTAGAGGGAGAAGCCTCACCCGAAGAGATGGGAAAGATAGTGCCGGTGTATCCTTCCACTGAAGGGTTGAACCAACGGTGGCTTCGTCGTAAGGTGAGGGAAGTCCTCGAACAGTTTCTCCCTTCTATAGAAGACCCTTTACCGCAGAGCCTTTTGGCCAAAAGAAACCTCCTGCCGCTGAGGGAGGCATTGAGCGGTATCCATTACCCCGAAAGTGAGGATCACTGGAGGAAAAGCAGGACCCGCCTCGCATATGACGAGCTCTTTCTGCTTCAGCTCGGCCTCGCCATGAGACGGAAGAGGTATGAAAGAGATCACAAAGCGCCGAGGCTCCTCTGGTCCGGTTCGCTGCAGAGGACATTTTTGAAAAACCTTCCATTCTCCTTGACCTCCGCTCAGGAGCGCGTCCTCGGCGAGATCGGTTCTGATGTAGAAAAGGATGTTCCCATGAATCGCCTCCTTCAGGGGGATGTGGGATCGGGCAAGACGCTCATAGCCATAGCCTCCATGCTTTCCGCGGTCGATAGCGGTTATCAGGCAGCACTCATGGCTCCGACGGAGGTGCTGGCCAGACAGCATTATATTAGGGTAAAAGAGACATTGGGTCGCATGGGCATCCGCTGCGCTCTGCTCACGAGCGGATTCAGCCAACCCGAGCGCGAGGCACGTCTGAAGGGCATAGCCTCGGGTGAGGTCGATGTGGTCATCGGAACACATGCCCTCATCCAGGAAGATGTGACCTTCTTTAAACTCGGGCTCGTGGTAATAGACGAACAACACCGGTTCGGTGTGCTTCAGAGGCAGACGCTCACCTCTAAAGGCCTTCACCCTCATGTATTGGTCATGACGGCCACGCCAATACCGCGCACGCTGGCCATATCCGTCTATGGGGATCTCTCGGTGTCGGTCTTGGACGAGTTCCCTCCAGGGCGAAAAGACGTGACCACTCGCTGGGTGCGCCGCAAGGAATTGGCAAAGCTTTATGACTTCATCCGCACTGAAGCAATGGCGGGACGCCAGATCTATTGGGTTTGCCCAGTAATAGAGGAAAGCGAGTCTCAAAACGTCACATCCGTCCTCGAACGGTATGAAAACCTAAAAGAAACCTTCGCCGATCTGAGGGTTGGACTCATGCACGGCCAGCTGAAAAGCGGCGACAAAGACGAGGTCTACGAGGACTTCGTCGGAGGCAAACTGGACATATTGGTCTCCACGTCTGTCATAGAGGTGGGCATAGACGTGCCTAACGCCACCACAATGGTGATAGAAGACGCCCATAGGTTTGGCCTGTCTCAATTGCATCAGTTACGCGGGCGCGTCGGCCGTGGCAGCCATAAGAGTTACTGCTTTTTGTTAGGTGAGCCATCTACGCCGGAGGGAGTGGAGCGGCTCAAGGTTTTGTGCGCCACGCAGAGCGGTTTTGACATAGCCGAATCCGATTTGCGATTGCGCGGACCT